Below is a genomic region from Miscanthus floridulus cultivar M001 chromosome 1, ASM1932011v1, whole genome shotgun sequence.
taCCTTCAGGAATCAGGATCCAATTTAGCGACAAGACAAACATTACACCTAACATACAGGTTATAGCAAACTGCAGTGACTATACTTCtgtaaaacaaaaacaaaaaaaagggcgtacccagtgtagagagctcccgctctgtgcggggtctggggaagggtgtcagtggcaagccttaccctcgcctgtgcaatgcaaggagaccgcgactcgaacccgggaccttccggtcacaggcagtaagactctaccgcttgcaccaaaaacaaaaaagaaaaaaaaacacagtGACTACTCAGCAGTGTTCCATGAAATTAAGGGCTTTTCTTGTCTCTTGCCAGTCATGTTTAAGCAACAGTAGGATTCAAAAAAAGTGAAAGCTTACGTGGTAAAACAGGAAAGTTTATTGTACATGTTGCTGCTGGTAACCATCAGACTCCGTGCAAGCATTATGCATCTGCTGAATCAAAAGCAAGAAATCTCAGAAATAATGAACACCCGTGGCTTACAGGAACCACTAATACTTAGTCAGCATGGACCGTGTTTCTTTAATTATGGTTTGATCCTTCACGCGGCCTAATTTGTAGTCATTCAACCTTAATATCAGCTTATATATTTCAGCAGCTTGTAACCTGCCTGACTTATAAAAAAAAGGTTGAGTGGTGCATCTAGCATGCGCCATACTCAGTAAACCTCCCATCCAGGGTATGTCTTGCATACGGCTTTGTCAGATCTTAAAAAAGAAAGGGGCTATGTCTTGCATACAATCAACAAGAATGCTCATAGAGCAACACTTTTTTCCCATTGTGTGCTGACTTGTAACAATGATTAACATAATATTTAAGGGGCATAAGTGAGCTGAAACAGATCCTTATACACGTCATTACGGTTCACAAGAATATGAAACTCAGAATTACAAAAGAGATGGAAGCAAAAAAAGGAAACCTGAGTTTACTATGTATCAATAAAACACAGATAAAAACCATATCCGGAGGCAACTATTCAGTGTCATTGCAGGTAAAAAAAAGCATCAAACATGCAGTATGAGTCTTAACAAACACACCCTTGGCGTGAGTTTGGTTCATCATATTTGTTCACTTCACCAAAAAGATCTACCAGCATGCTTCACCGACCGTCAATCTTTTCATCTTTTAGATGCATTATTACATGAATTTTGCATCATTCGATGCAACATAGGAAAAAAGAATGGTTCCCACATGTGTTTGGTTATCCATGTTGACATGTTCAATGGCTGCATCATATCCATACATGTCAATTATGGTCAATCCAACTGAAGGAATACCTGTGCACCCTCCAAGGCTCCATATACAAAATGTTCTTTTGGCTTCACGGGAGGCACAGAACAATAACAAAGCAGATACATCTGAGGATGGATTGATAATGGCAAATGTACCTTTTGTGGAGTTCCTGAAGACCAAACAGACAATTATACCGCCTTATATGCCCCCACAAGGATTTGCATGGCATGGTGTTACGCAAGTTTCCGTTCATGGTTGCATGAATACCAAACAGGCAACAACACCTCCTTATCTGCTGCAAAAGGATTCCCAGTACACAAAATTTTCCTTTTATGACAGCATGAACTCCTTAGTTCTTTTAAACTGTCTTTTGGAacccatcatgaagcagagcATTGTTGCCAAAATAAGGCACCCGTTGGATGATATTGCAGTATGTATTTTGTCTACTGCAAAATATAGAGATGGAGCACCGTTCTGCTTGTGTATGTGTTTTCACACATAATCAGGATGATAGCATGATCCTTGGTAGCATTTGGTTTCCCTGAACATGCTAGATTTATCTATCCAAAAGCCTTCTGAAACAGACTTGTCAAAGTTCTACACATGATATCATAATGGATAAACACAAAGGGGAATATAATTTGGAGTTTTCCTGAAAATGTTTTGAGTTTTGACTATGATATAAGAAAAATACAGAACTTTGGTTAATGATAAACATATGACTGTCACAAGTTTTGTAAACCATTAGACCGAAATGTTCAAGATAAGCAGACAGTAAGATTCTATACAACCCTACAGAACCACAGATCAACATAACGGTTTTTCAAGTCGATGGACATTGTGTATTTCAGAAAGTAAACTCTCCTGAATTCGATATTTCAGATGAAAGCCTACAAAATATTACCTTTTGAGGAAAGGGGGAAAACTCAACTGAACATGTTTTGGCGCTTGACCATGCACATATTTTCTTTGAGAATAAACAAGAGAGTCGCACGTGTTTCTTTGAGAATAAACATGTTTTGGCACTTGACCCtgaacatggaagaaaataagtaTTTACAGATCCAATCAGAAAAAATCTCGCCAACCCTTCTTTCTTGGTCTCAACGAAATAGTTTATGTTCAGGCAGGCTCCTTGCCCCAGCTGGTCCCTAAAAAATAAAATAAGCAACCAACAGAAACTAGAGAGAGAGGTGCTATTATCAGACCAACCCAGAAGCTAACCAACAGAGACTACAAACTACACTGCAATCAACCCCTTAAATCTTGCTGCTATAATTTGTATTAACCAACAGATCTGTAAGTCATGATCTGTTAAGCTGGCTTCAGAGGGCTAGAGATTGTTGTTTATGAGTCAAACTTTTAACGTCTTGTAACCACTTTAAGCTAAACTCTTATAACTACTGTGCTGATGCCATGCAACGGGCATGGGGTGATGCCCTTGAAtcataaaaaaaaaatcagcagAACACCAAACTTGAAAACTAAGAGTGTGCCCGGAGCTTACAGGGTAGAAATCTGTTAGAATTATTTGCTCCTTTACTGTAATCTCCTAGCTATCTGTGCAGGCGCCAGCTATACTGGCCCTTTCACACTGCTGGCCCCTTGGGTCATCCCCTCTCTCTCCTATATAAGTGTAATCCCTTCTGTAATCCATCATCAAGGAATATACAAAGCCTAATGGCCTTTGTCTAATATGGTATCAGTCTAATCGTATCCCCTGCTTCCGCTACTCTCTGCCGCCGCCCAGCCCCGACCCGCGCACGCGCCTCTCCGGCCGCCGCGCTCTGGCTGCTGCGCCCGCCCCAACGGCCGCCGCGTGCCCTCCTCCGGCCGCCGCGCGTACCCCGCCAGTTCCCGTACCCATGGCTGCTCTTTCCTCCAGCGGCGATTCCGGCTCCGGCGCCTCGGCTGCCGCCGCCGCGACCAAGCTCCGCGACGAGGCGCTCGCCGCCGCCAAGGCTCTGGAAGTTGAGGCCGCCTCCCTGCGCGACTCCAACCAGGCGCGCAGCGCCCAACTCAAGGAGGAGGCGGACCTCCTcaagtccgccgccgccgcccaggagcgggtccgcgctgccgccgccgctctcgACTTGGAGCGCGAGCAGGCTGACCTGCTGGAACAGCAGGCCGCGGCCCTCCGCGCGCGGCTCCACCCCGAGCATCACCGCGACGACGACTCGGAGGGCGACGCCGACTCCATCGCCACGGAGACTGTGGCTGTCGCCCATCTTCATAGCCAGGCGGCCGCTGTGCAGAACATCAAGAACCTCATTCCTATTGTTCTTGATCTGCAAGCCTCAAACTACTCCAAATGGCGCGGTTTCATCCTGCTCATCCTCGGCCGGTTTGCCCTGAAGGACCACGTCCTCAGCGACGCCATCCACCTCCACGATGCGGCATGGTCCCGCATGGACTGTGTTGTCGTCTCATGGATCTTCAACACCATCGCCCCTGACCTCCTCGACGTCGTCCACGAGCGTGACGGCATCACTGCTCGGGCGGCGTGGCTCGGCCTCGAGCAGCAATTCTTCAACAACCGTGAATCACGCGCCATGCTCCTCGACGCCGAGTTCCGCACTCTCTGCCAGGGTGCTCTATCTGTGGATGAATACTGTCGCAAGATGAAGCACATGGCGGACGCGCTCGCCGACCTTGGCGAACCCGTCCTGGACCGGACCCTGGTGTTGAATGTGCTGCGCGGCCTCAACGAACGCTTCCAGTTCATGTCGTAGCTCGTCACGCGGCAGAAGCCCTTCccatccttcgccgacgtccgtGCTGACCTGAGGCTGGCCGAACTCAACATGGCGTCACCTTCAGCTCCGCCCTCGGCCCTCGTCACCGCGCCGTCCAGCAAGCCGCCTGCTCCGTCCCCTGCTCCTCAGTGCCCTCCACAGCCTGCTGGGGGACAGCAGCTCGGCCACACCCCTTCTCCTTCACGCCATCCTCAGGCTGCTGGGGGCCAGCAGTCCGACAACGGCAATAACCGCGGACGACGTCGCCGCGGTGgacgcggccacggcggcgcccAAGCCGGCACTCAAGCCGGCCCACCAAATGGCCAACAGTGGCCATCCTTCTTCAACCCATGGACCGGGTCCATCCAGATGTGGCCCAGGTCCAACCCAGGCGGCTCTCGCGGTCCACCGCCACAGCAAGCTCTCATGGCCGGGGTGCCCCCGGGTTACTTCGCTCCTTCGCCGGTCCCCGGGGCATACTACCAGGCGCCCCAGCAGGCGCCCACCTCGCCGTCGCCCTGGACTACTGAGGGTCTCGCCAACGCTTTCAGCACCGTCACCCTCACTCCGCCGTCAAGCACCTCGGATTGGGTCTTCGACTCGGGTGCTTCCTCTCACATAGCCGGCACTCCTGGTATGGTCACCATGTCACCAACCTCCTTCAATTGTTGTGGGAAATGGCGCCACTCTTCCGGTTGTTGGCACCGGCTACTCAACCCTCCCTGGCCCATTTCGCCTCAACAATGTTCTCATTGCCCCTGACATTATTAGAAATCTCTTGTCAATTCGGAAATTCACCACTGATAATCTTGTTTCTGTCGAGTTTGACCCTCTTGGTGTTTCTGTGAAGGATCTTCGTACCAGGAACCTCCTCGTTCACTGTGACAGCTCGGGACCCCTTTACACCTTGCAGCTCCCGACATCACCACCCGGTTCCTGCGCTCTCGTGGCCACTCCCTCCTCCACTACTTGGCATTATCGGCTCGGTCATCCCGGGAAGGCTACTCTTCAGACTCTTGCCAAGTCGTCCTCCATCATTTGCAGCAAGCCCGACGATGACACTCTCTGCCATGCTTGCCAGCTTGGGCGTCATGTCCGCTTGCCTTTTAACAATTCCTTGTCTCGTGCAACTAAAAATTTCGACTTGATACATTGTGATTTGTGGACTTCCCCAATCATCAGTGTATCCGGTTTCAAATATTATCTAGTCATTATTGATGATTGCTCGCATTTTGTTTGGACTTTCCCTCTTAAACTAAAGTCTGACACCTTTAATGCTCTCTCCATTTTTTTCGCCTATGTGCTCACTCAGTTTGGTTGCACCATCAAGACCGTGCAGTGTGACAACGGGCGTGAGTTTGACAACTCCGCGTCGCGCGCTTTCTTTTCTGCCAAAGGTGTCACCCTTCGCATGCATGCCCCTACACCTCGCAGCAAAATGGCAAAGCCGAGCGCATGCTTCGCACCGTCAACAACGTCACCCGCACCTTGCTCTTCCAAGCATCCATGCCCCCCTCTTACTGGGCTGATGCCCTTGCCACCGCCACTCTCCTCATCAATCGCCTCCCAACCAAGACCCTGAACATGAGCACTCCCTTCTTTGCCCTCCATGGCACTCTCCCCTCCTACCATGACCTTCGAGCTTTCGGGTGCACCTGCTACCCCAACCTCACCGCCACCACTCCTCACAAGCTCGCTCCACGATCTTCCTTGTGCGTCTTTCTTGGCTATTCTCCTGACCACAAGGGGTATAGGTGCCTTGACCTCGCCACAAACCGCGTCATCATCTCACGCCACGTTGTCTTCGACGAGACAACATTCCCTTTCTCCCTCCGTCGACCTTCGCCACCCACACACGAGCTTGATTTTCTAACTAACGACGATTCGTCGTCAGTTTTACTTCCACCTGCAGGTACACCGTGGGCTGCTGGCCCTCTGCCCGCCCGTGTGCTCTCCCAGCCGGTGCCCACCTTGGGCGCACCGGCCCTCCGACAGCCTCCGCCGGGCTTCGTGCCCCGGCCGCCGGGCTCCTCTCCAGCTCGACCTGTACAGGCGCCCATGGCGCCCTCTGTATAGACGCCCACTTCGCCGACGCCCATGGCGCCCTCGGGACAGGCGCCCACTTCGTCGGCGCCCATGGCGCCCTCTGCAGAGGCGCCCCTGGCGCCCTCTGCTCCGGTGCCCACGGGTCCTTCTGTACAGGCGCCCGTGGTGGCACCCCCTGTACAACTACCTCCGGCGTCCTCCTTCAACAAACCACCGGTCATTCATGTCTACACCCGGCGTCCACCCGCCCCCAGCTCGCCACCTGCGTCCCCTGTTGGACCACCTCCTTGACGCTCCAACATGATTCCTTCACCGCCGCGCTTCGTCAAGGGTGACCCTCCTCTTCCAACAGGAGCTGTCCCCATCCCGCCAGTCGCCAACACTCATGGCATGGCGACCCGCGGGAAGTCCGGTTACCGACAGCCGCGCCTCGCGCTGCACACTGAGGCTCTGTCACCTCTACCACGCTCCTGTCGTGACGCCCTCGCCGACCCACACTGGCGTCGGGCCATGGAAGAGGAGTATGCTGCCCTACAGGACAACAACACTTGGGATCTCGTTCCCCGTCCTGCCAAGGCAAATGTGGTCACcggcaaatggatcttcaagcaTAAGTTTCATGCCGATGGTTCCCTGGACAGATACAAGGCTCGCTGGGTGCTTCGCGGGTTCACCCAATGTCCCGGCGTTGATTACGACGAGACATTCAGCCCCGTCGTCAAGCCTGCTACCGTCCGGACTGTCCTCACCTTGGCTCACTCCCGGGATTGGCCGATTCATCAACTTGATGTGAAAAACGCCTTCCTCCACGGGACCCTGTCAGAAACAGTCTACTGCTCACAACCCACTGGTTTTGGTGATCCTGCACTTCTTGGTCATGTATGCAAGCTCAACAGATCCCTCTATGGACTAAAACAGGCTCCACGGGCATGGTACAGCCGGTTTGCCTCCTTCCTGCTTTCTTTGGGTTTCAGTGAAGCAAAGTCCGATACATCCCTCTTCATACTTCGTCGTGGCACCAAGACAGTCTACTTGCTtctctatgtcgacgacatcgtcctCACTGCCTCCTCCGAGCAACTCCTGCATCGCCTGATTGCAGCACTCAAGAACGAGTTTGCCATGAAGGACCTTGGCCCCCTTCATCATTTCCTCGGTGTGGCAGTTCACGCCACAAGGATCACCTCACTCTGTCACAGCGTCAGTACATCCTGGACATTCTTGCTCGCCATGGGATGAGCGACTGCAAGCCTTGCTCCACTCCTGTCGACACCTGTGCCAAAGTTCCTGCAGATGCCGGTCTTCCTGTTGCTGATCCCACTGCCTACCGCAGCCTTGCAGGTGCACTTCAGTACCTGACATTTACTCGACCCGACATTGCGTATGCTGTCCAGCAAATCTGCCttcacatgcatgatccccgGGAAGTTCACCTTGTGGCTGCCAAGCGGATCCTTCGGTACCTTCAGGGCACCCTCAGCTTCGGTCTGATTATTCCTCGGTCTACTCCAACGCAACTTGTTGTGTATACTGATGCGGATTGGGCCGGCTGCCCTGACACTCGACGCTCCACCTCCGGCTATGCGGTCTTCCTCGGGGGCAGTCTCAtctcttggtcctccaagcggCAGCCCACTGTCTCTCGGTCGAGTGCCGAGGCTGAGTATCGGGTTGTTGCCAACGGCGTTGCCGAAGCATCCTGGCTGCAGCAACTTCTACAGGAGCTGCACCACCCTTTACAGACTGCCTCCCTCgtctactgcgacaacgtcagCGCCGTCTACCTCTCCTCCAACCCCATTCAGCATCAGCGCACCAAGCACGTGGAAATCGACCTCCACTTCGTCCGAGAACGCGTTGCTATTGGTGTTGTTCGTGTGCTTCACGTTCCCACCACCTCACAGTTCGCAGATGTCTTCACCAAAGGGCTTCCGTCTTCTGTGTTCATGGACTTTCGCTCCAATCTGAACGTTCGCTCCACCGACGTTCCGACTGCGGGGGGGTGTTAGAATTATTTGCTCCTTTACTGTAATCTCCTAGCTATCTGTGCAGGCGCCAGCTATACTGGCCCTTTCACACTGCTGGCCCCTTGGGCCATCCCCTCTCTCTCCTATATAAGTGTAATCCCTTTTGTAATCCATCATCAAGGAATATACAAAGCCTAATGGCCTTTGTCTAATAAAATCATTCACTGAAAATTGGATTCCATGTCAGTAAGTTGTCTAAACATCGACAGAAGGGATGTAGTAGGAGCAAAAAGGAAGAAGAATGCTGATCGAGGTCTGGTTGTGTTTACTTCGAGTGGCAACTGGCAAGTAGGTACAATCTGTTCTGTTTTGTGTGAGCAAGGGTGTTGTATGGGTTCTAACCTCTTCTCTTTTCTTCTCAATATAATGATGATACACAACTCTCCTGCGTGTTCAAgagaaaaaaggaagaaaaaatgATAAAGGCATGACCTAGGCTGTAGGTTATAATCAGGATTCAGGACAACAAAAGGGAATACAGTACCATCAGAGCTCATACTAAACAACTAGAGCTAAATGAATAGGATTTTAATTCCCAAATGACAAGTTTCACAAACACTACTTGTGCAAGCTGCCTTGTAGGAGAATCTAGACAATGATTTTTTCTAGTGCGGCCAACAAATGAAGTTACCTTTAGGGCTTTCTAGGATCAGACAACTAAAGGAAACCCAAGTGGAGCCTGTTTCTTTGACTTGGTACTATCAAAATGCAGGAGTAAAAAGAATGTGGCTTGTAAAGGCCTGTAGCTTTTAAGCATAGGAAAATAAAACCCAAAGTGTGCTGTTTTGATAAAATGACAAAAATGACCTACTACAGGCAAGATTCTAACCCATCAAAACATCGCCAAGTGTCATGAAATGGTATAGTCAATCTACTCAAATAGCTTCTTTTAGCACCAATCACGGACAAAATCTGTCGGCACCCTCAGGGTTCATGCAGCCATACAAAATCCAAATACAGGCTGAGTTTATATGTCAGACAGTCAGAGCTACTGATGCCGACATAGTTAGGAAAAACATCAAATGGACAGCATGATAGATTTTACTAGCCGGATCTCACACACACAGTCCCATCACCGAGAATTTAAGTCCCCCCTTTTTAGGCCATGGTGAACCCAAAACTGAGCGGCCTAACGGTGTATATGCAAACCTAGCACTAACACCACGAAGTCTCACAAGCAATCAACCGAACGTGTGGTGATCGCACAAGGTTATCCCCAAGCATATTGTGCACACCAGTCGACACGCTCATTTCTTTGCCAATATTACAGTTTGACAGGGAATGCAATGAGAAATTATTTATGTTCATGGAAACAAGTAGTTCACGCTATGCTGCTGAACCTCCAGGGGACATAAACGCCAGCCACCTCCCCATGAAGATGCAGGATCACTAGCTACTGCTGAAACGGGATGTTTCTGCAACTATATCCCTCACATGTCAAAACAGCATAACTGTTACTGTCTCCAGTGATGGGCCCTTTGTGTTATAATTTGTTGCCCAGACGAAGCGCCATCCTAAACAATCCAAAGCCGTGCACCTTTATTGACCTTAATTAACGAGATCAACCAAACCTAAGCATGGCAATTGGCTAGGAAAAAGATAGTGATGTTGACGCGCCCAGCTTAGACATAGGGGAAACATTTCAGACCAAATGCGGTGGGAAGGAACAGATGTAATGGTTGGTGGTGCCTGGTGGGTGCTGAACTTGGAAGACTGGCAACGGTCCAGGTCTCGCCCTCACTCCCAAGCCCACCCAAGCCAAAAGAGCGGCCAAGAAGCAACGCCGAGTGAGTCGCCCAAGCCAATTCCCACTGCAACACAACTCTGCGAGGATTGCAACATTTCCCCTGGAGAAAATTCGTAGGAGGAAACTGGCTGCGTGATCCAGACATCCACTTGCCCAGCAGTAAAGGTTGTCATCATCACAGGGGAAAGAAAGCAAATTCCACGAGAAGATTAGAAAATTCCTTGGAGCAAGGAAATGGGGGAGATATAATTAGTGCAGTGATTAGTCTCACCTGTGGCTACAGTTATTGGTTAGTGGGGGTGAGAtgggcaccaccaccaccgccgttcCACCAAGAAACCCCATCATTTCATATCCCTGAAAGATCAAGCAGATGGCGCTAGATGAGTGCATTCCTTGCAAGTCCCAACCACAGCCCAGAAAGCAAATCGGAAAGGAGTGAGGGCAAAGCAACCAAGGTCAAGGGCCTCAGCCCTCCTCAGGGCCAAGACAGTGGAATCTAGGATGATTGCAGGGGAGCCGTGAGAGACAGAGATAGCCACAACGGCAATCCCCATTGCCCCACTCAAACTCGAGTGCACCCTCGTCTTGGTGCTCTGGGGCCTTTACGTGATGTCTGGTCGCTGCATTTCCCATCCCCTTTTTCTTCTCCTCCACAAGCCAACCCCCAGAAATGCATAgaggaaaatataaataaatgCAGAAAAAGAAAAATCTTCCATACGCTTCTTAAATGCAATATTTATGCCATCCATATAAGGATTGCATATAGAGGAAACGGACTACCACTACCAGCACTCAGCTGTTCCGTTTCTTTTCCACCTTGGCGTTTTGTTTCCATTCAATAGAGAAAGGGATGTTTCGTTTGAGGCTTTCCTTTGTGCTTGTGCCTTCTCTGTAGCTTTCAGGAGAATAAAAATTTGGACCTTCTCTCGCACCAGCGTTCTTCCTCCTTCCTTGGTTTCATGCTGACAACTAGGGCTGATCTTCAGGAGGGCCTGTTCTTGGTTTGGTTCCTGAGAGCGATTCATAGGTCTGGGATTATATATTGGTGTCATTCTTGTTTTTTTGGTGCTCATCCGTTGCTAAATAAGCAAACCATCAACCCATCAGCTTTACTACAAGCACTCTTTTGCCTCCTTTTCTGTTCTTGGTGTTCTTGGTGAGACAGAGTACCAGACAGAGTTTCTTCTTTAGGATCCGTGCACTATGGGTAATTGCTGGTTTAAGGGGAATCCATACTTTAACAGGGTTTCTTCCAATGCAACCAAATCAGGTACCACTATTATATCTTTGGTTTGATCTCTGTGATTATGTAACTTCAACTGTAATATGCAGAAGTTTCAGATATTTATTTGATCCCCTCAATTTAGGCATTAATAAAACTGctgcttttttttttgagagagagagagagagagagagagagagagagaatgttCTCTCATCTTGATAGATGTTCCCTGCTCTTGTTTAATCCAATTACAGCTATTTCAGTACTGAATATTTTCTTCGCAAAAAATCAGTCCTAATGTTTAATCTGATCCAATCCCATGATTCTTTTTTTCTAACCTTGACAGTTGATTTTATGGCTATTCCATGTAATGTTCAGATACTTTTGTTCTGCCATATGAAATTCTTGTTCATATTTTGGTAACTGATTTTACAAAGTTTCTGAATAATCTGCATCCTGTATTTCAGTCCCCATATTTGACTTGCCTATTTGTTTTCTGCAGAATCTCCCAAAATTCAGAGCCCATCGGAGAGAACTGAAAAGGAGGACTGCCAGCTACCATCCAACCCGAAAGAAGTGGAGGCGCTGAGAAAGGATACAGCCCgcaatcctttgatagcattcaCATTTGAGGAGCTCAAGAGAATTACCAAAAATTTCAGGCAAGATTCATTACTAGGGGGTGGTGGATTTGGCAGAGTCTACAAAGGTTTCATCACCAAGGATCTCCGCGAAGGGTTAGAGATAGAAGAGCCCCTGAGGGTTGCTGTTAAGGTCCATGATGGTGACAATAGCTTCCAGGGCCATAGGGAGTGGCTGGTGATTAACCTACTATTTCTGAATATATAATGATAAAAGCATTTATTTCAGTTTTGGCATGCTTTGCTTTGCTGTTTTCAGATATGAAGTTTTTGTCCGTGTTTGCAGGCTGAGGTTATATTTCTTGGACAGCTCTCTCACCCAAATTTAGTGAAGTTGATCGGCTATTGTTGTGAAGATGACCACAGGGTTCTTGTTTATGAGTTCATGCCCCTAGGAAGCGTGGAGTCTCATTTGTTTTCAAGtaattcttatcctatttttgaCAGATTGTTATTCGGTTTTCTAAAGTTTCTTGTCACCTTGTCATAACACTGACTATGTTATATCCAGACATGGCATTCGtgcaaattctcatactcataaATGGAAAGAATTAGCTGAAAACAAGCATAAACCTGTCCTTCACTCCTATCCTGAACTAGCATTATTTAACTGCATCTCAGCACTGCATCGAGTGGCAGCATTATCAATTTCTGCATGACCTATGTGGTCAGTTATGCATTATTATTTGTTCATTTCAGATTAAGCAATGTATTTTATCATATCATTAAAGTATTTGTATTTATAATGCAGGGGTTATGGTGCCACTTCCATGGTCGACCAGAATGAAAATTGCTCTCGGTGCTGCAAAAGGACTTGCTTTTCTGCATGAAGCTGAGAAGCCAGTCATCTATAGGGACTTTAAGACATCAAACATATTGCTAGATGAGGTAACTTCTTTTTTTATGTTGTTACACTTGAATGCCAGTTGCTGTAAACTAAAATgcaggaaacaaaggaaaatacaTACGCAGTATGATACTGTCATTCATTTTGTTATGGGCATGGGACACAGTGGTTTCTTGCTTATCAGAATCTTCTTTGATACCCATAAAAACTACAGGAATACAATGCAAAACTATCTGACTTTGGGCTTGCAAAAGATGGACCAGTTGGCGATAAGTCCCATGTTTCAACTCGTATTATGGGTACCTACGGTTATGCTGCACCAGAGTACATTATGACAGGTAATGTGATCCTCAAAGATCACACTGTGTATCTAAGTCAAGAGCAAGCTTAACTACTACGAAATGAGTTTCAAAATAAAAGATATGCTAGGTTCATGCAACTGCTTACTCAGGGCCTTGTGGTCATGACCTGAGACGGAACTTTACATAAGCAAGGGAATTGGCACTGAATCTTTTAGAACTAGCTAGGCATCTGGTTCCAGAAATTTCAGATATCCAGTACTAGACTGAACCAATGTGTTGCTCTTTTTCAACTCCAGGGCATCTAACAGCGATGAGCGATGTCTACAGCTATGGTGTTGTACTACTGGAGCTCCTCACGGGCCGGAAGTCACTGGACAAGTCCCGACCAGTCAGGGAGCAGATGTTGGCAGACTGGGCATTCCCGTTGTTGACACAGAAGAAGAAGGTACTTGGCATAGTAGACCCAAGGCTTGCCGAGGACTACCCAGTAAAGGCGGTGCAGAAGACGGCGATGCTGGCATACCATTGCCTTAGCCGCAACCCAAAGGCTAGGCCGCTGATGCGTGACATCGTAGCAACTTTGGAGC
It encodes:
- the LOC136468850 gene encoding uncharacterized protein, which codes for MASPSAPPSALVTAPSSKPPAPSPAPQCPPQPAGGQQLGHTPSPSRHPQAAGGQQSDNGNNRGRRRRGGRGHGGAQAGTQAGPPNGQQWPSFFNPWTGSIQMWPRSNPGGSRGPPPQQALMAGVPPGYFAPSPVPGAYYQAPQQAPTSPSPWTTEGLANAFSTVTLTPPSSTSDWVFDSGASSHIAGTPGSSYQEPPRSL
- the LOC136468858 gene encoding tapetal oleosin GRP-16-like is translated as MTGGLLKEDAGGSCTGGATTGACTEGPVGTGAEGARGASAEGAMGADEVGACPEGAMGVGEVGVYTEGAMGACTGRAGEEPGGRGTKPGGGCRRAGAPKVGTGWESTRAGRGPAAHGVPAGGSKTDDESSCTRQGIVKRQADMTPKLASMAESVIVGLAANDGGRLGKSLKSSLPGMTEPIMPSSGGGSGHESAGTGW
- the LOC136552407 gene encoding probable serine/threonine-protein kinase PBL16, giving the protein MGNCWFKGNPYFNRVSSNATKSESPKIQSPSERTEKEDCQLPSNPKEVEALRKDTARNPLIAFTFEELKRITKNFRQDSLLGGGGFGRVYKGFITKDLREGLEIEEPLRVAVKVHDGDNSFQGHREWLAEVIFLGQLSHPNLVKLIGYCCEDDHRVLVYEFMPLGSVESHLFSRVMVPLPWSTRMKIALGAAKGLAFLHEAEKPVIYRDFKTSNILLDEEYNAKLSDFGLAKDGPVGDKSHVSTRIMGTYGYAAPEYIMTGHLTAMSDVYSYGVVLLELLTGRKSLDKSRPVREQMLADWAFPLLTQKKKVLGIVDPRLAEDYPVKAVQKTAMLAYHCLSRNPKARPLMRDIVATLEPLQQLEETPSDSVAMTLEGT